Proteins from a single region of Aerococcus viridans:
- the glpK gene encoding glycerol kinase GlpK: MSEQEKYIMAIDQGTTSSRAVIYNHKAEPIASSQKEFEQIFPKSGWVEHNAIEIWNSVQAVIAGAFIDGGLRPDQIAGIGITNQRETTVVWDKKTGRPIYNAIVWQSRQSAPISDNLIEQGLKDKIQQHTGLVVDAYFSATKIRWILDHVDGAQERAERGELLFGTIDTWLLWKLTNGEVHATDYSNASRTMLMNIEKLEWDEEMLAMLDIPKAMMPEIRSNSEVYGHTVGFHFYGYEVPISGMVGDQQGALFGQLATEEGTVKSTYGTGAFIVMNAGSELKLSQNNLLTTVGFVIGDKVTYALEGSVFVAGSAIQWIRDGLELIDNAAETEALAYQSTNEDEVYLVPAFTGLGAPYWDSDARGAAFGITRGTTKADFAKATLQSIAYQVRDITDTMNKDTGIDIPLLKVDGGAAMNGYLMQFQSDITGIEIARAANLETTALGAAYLAGLAVGYWKDIDELKSFTQPGQIFKPKMNDSHKEDLYSGWTNAVRATRAYSQYFKEETND, encoded by the coding sequence ATGAGTGAACAAGAAAAATATATCATGGCGATTGACCAAGGGACAACTTCATCACGTGCAGTAATTTACAACCATAAGGCCGAACCTATTGCTTCAAGTCAGAAAGAGTTTGAGCAAATTTTCCCTAAATCTGGTTGGGTAGAACACAATGCGATTGAAATTTGGAACTCAGTACAGGCAGTAATCGCTGGTGCATTTATTGATGGTGGTTTACGTCCTGATCAAATCGCTGGTATTGGGATTACTAACCAACGTGAAACAACTGTTGTTTGGGACAAAAAAACGGGTAGACCAATCTATAACGCAATCGTTTGGCAGTCTCGTCAGTCCGCGCCAATTAGTGATAACTTAATTGAGCAAGGGTTAAAAGACAAAATTCAACAACATACTGGTCTAGTGGTTGACGCTTATTTCTCTGCAACTAAGATCCGCTGGATTTTAGACCATGTTGACGGCGCTCAAGAGCGCGCAGAGAGAGGCGAATTATTATTTGGTACTATTGATACTTGGTTACTTTGGAAATTAACTAATGGTGAAGTTCACGCGACTGACTACTCAAATGCTTCTCGTACGATGCTAATGAACATTGAAAAGCTTGAGTGGGACGAGGAAATGTTAGCTATGTTAGACATTCCGAAAGCCATGATGCCAGAAATTCGCTCAAACTCAGAGGTTTACGGACATACTGTTGGCTTCCATTTCTATGGCTACGAAGTACCAATTTCTGGTATGGTAGGGGACCAACAAGGGGCATTATTTGGTCAATTAGCAACTGAAGAGGGTACAGTGAAATCAACTTACGGTACTGGTGCCTTCATTGTGATGAACGCGGGTAGCGAGTTAAAACTATCTCAGAATAACCTGTTAACAACAGTTGGTTTCGTGATTGGTGACAAGGTAACTTACGCCTTAGAAGGGTCTGTATTCGTGGCTGGTTCAGCTATTCAATGGATCCGCGATGGTTTAGAGTTAATTGATAATGCAGCTGAAACTGAAGCTTTAGCCTACCAATCAACAAATGAAGATGAAGTTTACTTAGTACCAGCCTTTACTGGTTTAGGGGCGCCATACTGGGATTCTGATGCTCGTGGTGCTGCATTTGGTATCACACGTGGAACAACAAAAGCTGACTTCGCCAAAGCAACTTTACAATCAATTGCATACCAAGTTCGTGATATTACTGATACAATGAATAAGGATACTGGTATCGATATTCCATTACTAAAAGTTGATGGTGGTGCAGCAATGAATGGTTATTTGATGCAGTTCCAATCAGATATTACAGGTATCGAAATTGCTCGAGCTGCAAACCTTGAAACAACAGCTTTGGGTGCTGCTTATCTAGCAGGGTTAGCAGTTGGTTACTGGAAAGATATCGATGAATTGAAATCGTTTACCCAACCAGGACAGATTTTCAAACCTAAGATGAATGACTCACATAAAGAAGATCTATATTCGGGTTGGACAAATGCAGTTCGTGCTACACGTGCCTACTCACAATATTTTAAAGAAGAAACTAACGACTAA